One genomic window of Terriglobia bacterium includes the following:
- a CDS encoding sigma-54 dependent transcriptional regulator: MLDTPPGSKAILVVVEDLDLRERATSILARSGYQPTPVERGEEALPVFNARHHDAVLLDLEIAGVDASELLRNFRRVSPGTPVLVLADPARLQAAVQALRQGAEDYLVRPPDPFELRTRLGRILERHDLDSRIALLQGELSKNQGLKTLVSRSPAMQAVLDRVLRIAPLRATVLIHGESGVGKELVARSVHFNSRRRDFPFIALNCAAMPQSLIESELFGHEKGSFTGAHARARGKFEIAHRGTLFLDEIGEMDHATQAKLLRVLEEKEFMRVGGDQSIRVDVRVIAATNADLEDMVERSHFRRDLYYRLKVLTVQVPPLRERRQDIPALVDTFLDELSRANAVRRKAIVPEALAALQDYHWPGNVRELKNILESVLVSSAGELIRLEDLPPSVRRETAAFERPEIAVGMTLEDMERELIRRTLEHTGGNRTHCASLLDIGVRTLQRKIRGFRLEIPSKRRRPRRRAALGTGR; this comes from the coding sequence ATGCTGGATACCCCGCCTGGCAGCAAGGCGATTCTCGTGGTGGTCGAGGACCTCGACCTCCGGGAGCGGGCGACGTCGATCCTCGCTCGATCGGGGTATCAACCCACCCCCGTGGAGCGAGGGGAGGAAGCGCTGCCCGTGTTCAACGCGCGCCATCACGACGCCGTGCTCCTCGACCTCGAGATCGCAGGCGTGGACGCGTCGGAGCTGCTGCGGAATTTCCGCCGGGTGAGCCCGGGGACTCCGGTGCTGGTGCTCGCCGACCCCGCGAGGCTCCAGGCCGCGGTCCAGGCGCTTCGGCAGGGCGCCGAGGACTACCTCGTTCGGCCGCCGGATCCCTTCGAGCTCAGGACGCGCCTCGGACGCATCCTCGAGCGACACGACCTCGATTCGCGGATCGCGCTGCTCCAGGGGGAGCTGTCGAAGAACCAGGGGCTCAAGACCCTCGTCAGCCGGTCCCCCGCCATGCAGGCGGTGCTGGATCGCGTGCTCCGAATCGCGCCGCTCAGGGCGACGGTGCTGATCCACGGCGAGAGCGGCGTGGGCAAGGAGCTGGTGGCTCGATCGGTCCACTTCAACTCGAGGCGGCGCGACTTCCCGTTCATCGCCCTGAACTGCGCCGCGATGCCGCAGAGCCTGATCGAGTCCGAGCTGTTCGGACACGAGAAGGGCTCGTTCACCGGCGCCCACGCTCGCGCCCGGGGAAAGTTCGAGATCGCCCATCGCGGAACGCTGTTCCTGGACGAGATCGGCGAGATGGACCACGCGACGCAGGCCAAGCTCCTCCGCGTCCTCGAAGAGAAGGAGTTCATGCGCGTCGGCGGCGATCAGAGCATCCGCGTCGACGTACGGGTGATCGCGGCGACCAACGCGGACCTCGAGGATATGGTGGAGCGTTCGCATTTCCGCCGGGACCTCTACTACCGACTCAAGGTGCTGACGGTCCAGGTGCCGCCGCTCAGGGAGCGGCGCCAGGACATCCCGGCCCTCGTCGATACCTTCCTCGATGAGCTCTCCCGGGCGAACGCCGTTCGCCGGAAGGCGATCGTGCCGGAAGCGCTCGCCGCGCTTCAGGACTATCACTGGCCGGGGAACGTTCGCGAGCTGAAGAACATCCTGGAGAGCGTCCTGGTCTCGAGCGCGGGAGAGCTGATCCGCCTCGAGGACCTGCCCCCCTCGGTCCGCCGGGAGACCGCGGCGTTCGAGCGCCCCGAGATCGCCGTTGGGATGACCCTCGAAGACATGGAGCGCGAGCTGATCCGGAGGACGCTGGAGCACACCGGCGGCAATCGCACGCACTGCGCCTCCCTTCTGGACATCGGCGTGAGGACCCTTCAGCGGAAGATCCGTGGGTTCCGTCTGGAGATCCCCTCGAAGCGGCGCCGGCCGCGCCGCCGCGCCGCCCTCGGGACCGGACGGTGA
- a CDS encoding TlpA family protein disulfide reductase yields the protein MLRRRVRVSSPPVRLVVEMILASGWIPFLLSLAAAAPAASGPPALSWTPGPGGIAWRVELDAEGTGTGGSARSPLEAPVWFESLAEISVPLLEGGTLPLASARGKVLLLDFWASWCAPCIQELPRLQELYAVEGPRGLEAIAINAGEPRPTARRTVEALKLTMPIGTLNRGVDKAFHARELPTVVIADRRGRVRERWEGWQQGIEKTIADRVRALLAEDAGGGPRRAIGEVLSGAGALDVAWMRDLGATVTGAVVVKAPGERPKIVVAAGNELATIEADGRISSRLPAPPAAGRLLAADLNGSGRAEVLGYRPGGKDIVALDLSGHPVRTVAAPAYLLDLAAIGSEPPDRPEGTLALATVDGLYLSDREGKRIRRVEGTGETVEVRRTGDGASALFVALASDGTVRFVDLAGRVVRAAAAPPGGAKLVVGADVSTGFGTAPAAVVAAVIGRFRSPREPLFAVATASSALLLDPSSGEAVWRARWPGIVGLSPGDLEGDGGDDLLVSVGRSVALLRARR from the coding sequence GTGCTCCGACGAAGGGTGCGCGTTTCCTCTCCCCCCGTTAGACTCGTCGTCGAGATGATCCTCGCGAGCGGATGGATTCCGTTCCTGCTCTCGCTCGCCGCGGCGGCGCCGGCCGCTTCGGGGCCGCCGGCCCTCTCGTGGACGCCGGGCCCCGGCGGGATCGCCTGGAGGGTCGAGCTGGACGCGGAGGGCACCGGGACCGGAGGAAGCGCGCGCTCCCCGCTGGAGGCGCCGGTCTGGTTCGAGTCGCTGGCGGAGATTTCGGTACCTCTCCTCGAAGGCGGCACACTCCCGCTGGCCTCGGCGCGCGGCAAGGTCCTGCTGCTGGATTTCTGGGCGTCCTGGTGCGCGCCGTGCATTCAGGAGCTGCCGCGCCTTCAGGAGCTCTACGCCGTCGAAGGGCCTCGCGGCCTGGAGGCCATCGCGATCAACGCGGGAGAGCCGCGCCCCACGGCACGCCGGACGGTGGAAGCGCTCAAGCTCACGATGCCGATCGGGACCTTGAATCGCGGCGTCGACAAGGCGTTCCACGCGCGCGAGCTGCCGACGGTGGTGATCGCCGACCGGCGCGGCAGGGTCCGCGAGCGCTGGGAGGGCTGGCAACAGGGGATCGAGAAGACCATCGCCGATCGGGTGCGGGCGCTGCTCGCCGAGGATGCCGGCGGGGGGCCACGCCGCGCGATCGGAGAGGTGTTGTCGGGCGCCGGCGCGCTTGACGTGGCGTGGATGCGCGACCTCGGGGCCACGGTGACGGGAGCCGTGGTGGTGAAGGCTCCGGGCGAACGGCCGAAGATCGTGGTCGCCGCCGGCAACGAGCTGGCGACGATCGAGGCCGACGGGCGGATCTCCTCGCGTCTCCCGGCCCCCCCGGCCGCCGGTCGCCTGCTTGCCGCGGATCTGAACGGCAGCGGAAGAGCGGAGGTCCTCGGGTACCGACCGGGAGGGAAGGACATCGTGGCACTCGACCTCTCGGGCCACCCGGTTCGGACCGTCGCGGCGCCGGCGTACCTTCTGGACCTCGCGGCGATCGGCTCCGAGCCCCCGGATCGGCCTGAGGGAACCCTGGCCCTGGCGACGGTGGACGGTCTCTATCTCTCCGATCGCGAGGGAAAACGGATTCGCCGCGTCGAGGGGACCGGCGAGACCGTCGAGGTGCGCCGCACGGGAGACGGTGCGTCGGCCCTGTTCGTCGCATTGGCCTCGGACGGGACCGTGCGCTTCGTCGATCTCGCCGGCCGTGTCGTGCGGGCGGCCGCAGCGCCGCCGGGAGGCGCGAAGCTCGTGGTCGGAGCGGACGTGAGCACCGGCTTCGGCACCGCGCCGGCGGCGGTTGTCGCCGCGGTGATCGGGCGGTTCCGCTCGCCGCGCGAGCCGCTGTTCGCCGTCGCGACGGCGAGTTCCGCGCTGCTCCTCGATCCGTCGAGCGGGGAAGCGGTCTGGCGAGCCCGGTGGCCGGGAATCGTGGGTCTGTCCCCCGGGGATCTCGAGGGGGACGGCGGAGACGACCTCCTGGTGTCGGTGGGCCGGTCGGTCGCCCTCCTGCGCGCGCGGCGATGA
- a CDS encoding uracil-DNA glycosylase, translating into MRNGASWDALNREIVACARCPRLRTHCLEVARVRRRAFRDQLYWGRPVPGFGDPAARALIVGLAPAAHGANRTGRMFTGDASGAWLYGALHRAGIASRGDSTSREDGLFLRGAFITAACRCAPPRNRPSPAELAACAPFLDREVVLLAEVRVVLALGRIAWDAVIRRARRADPAAVPRPAPAFGHGAAARVTLREGGSQVLLLGCYHPSRQNTQTGRLTVAMFESMILRTAEVAGLARAAP; encoded by the coding sequence ATGAGGAACGGCGCCTCCTGGGACGCCTTGAACCGCGAGATCGTCGCCTGCGCGCGATGTCCGCGCCTGAGGACCCATTGCCTCGAGGTGGCCCGCGTCCGTCGGCGCGCCTTTCGCGACCAGCTCTACTGGGGGCGCCCCGTTCCCGGTTTCGGCGACCCCGCCGCGCGAGCACTGATCGTGGGACTGGCGCCGGCGGCGCACGGCGCGAATCGCACCGGGCGGATGTTCACCGGCGACGCCTCGGGCGCCTGGCTTTACGGCGCGCTGCACCGCGCCGGCATCGCCAGCCGGGGCGATTCGACGTCGCGGGAGGACGGCCTCTTCCTCCGTGGCGCGTTCATCACCGCCGCGTGCCGCTGCGCCCCGCCTCGGAACCGGCCCTCTCCCGCGGAGCTCGCGGCGTGCGCGCCCTTTCTCGACCGCGAAGTCGTTCTCCTCGCCGAGGTCCGGGTCGTCCTCGCCCTCGGCCGGATCGCGTGGGACGCGGTGATCCGGCGGGCGCGACGCGCCGACCCCGCAGCCGTGCCGCGGCCCGCGCCGGCGTTCGGCCACGGGGCCGCGGCCCGCGTGACGCTCCGCGAAGGCGGGTCGCAGGTGCTCCTCCTGGGTTGCTACCACCCCAGCCGCCAGAACACGCAGACCGGCCGGTTGACGGTCGCGATGTTTGAGTCCATGATCCTGCGCACCGCGGAGGTCGCGGGGCTCGCGCGCGCCGCTCCTTAG
- the glnA gene encoding type I glutamate--ammonia ligase: MTPEAFFAFAKKHNAEMVDLKFTDLLGSWQHCSFPLDTWDEKTFKEGLGFDGSSIRGWQGIHMSDMLAIPDPSTFCLDPFFKEPTVSVIGNIVDPITLEDYTRDPRHVARKAEAYLKQTGIADVCYIGPEPEFFVFDEVRYEQNQHKGYYEIDSVEGAWNTARIEEPNLGYKPSFKGGYFPVSPTDTYHDLRGEMVNAMRKIGIVVEAHHHEVATAGQSEIDMRFEPLLKMGDQFMWFKYIIKNVAKRHGKTVTFMPKPIFEDNGSGMHTHASFWKDGKPLFAGDRYAGLSEMALHAIGGILKHAPAILAFAAPTTNSYRRLVPGFEAPVNLAYSARNRSAAVRIPMYSKSPKAKRLEFRCPDPSCNGYVAWSAVLMAMIDGIEARVDPGKPLDRDIYEMTVDELKETPKTPGSLEEALRALESDHDFLLRGDVFTGDLVHTWVEYKRRNEVDPIKLRPHPFEFHLYYDN, encoded by the coding sequence ATGACACCGGAGGCCTTCTTCGCATTCGCCAAGAAGCACAACGCGGAGATGGTGGACCTGAAGTTCACCGATCTGCTGGGTAGCTGGCAGCACTGCTCGTTCCCCCTCGACACGTGGGACGAGAAGACGTTCAAGGAAGGTCTGGGATTCGACGGCTCGTCCATCCGCGGCTGGCAAGGCATCCACATGTCGGACATGCTCGCGATCCCGGACCCGTCCACGTTCTGCCTGGACCCGTTCTTCAAGGAGCCCACCGTCAGCGTGATCGGGAACATCGTCGATCCGATCACGCTCGAGGACTACACCCGCGACCCGCGCCACGTGGCGAGGAAGGCCGAAGCGTACCTGAAGCAGACCGGGATCGCCGATGTCTGCTACATCGGTCCCGAGCCCGAGTTCTTCGTGTTCGACGAGGTCCGCTACGAGCAGAACCAGCACAAGGGATACTACGAGATCGACTCGGTGGAAGGGGCCTGGAACACCGCCCGGATCGAGGAGCCGAATCTCGGGTACAAGCCGAGCTTCAAGGGCGGTTACTTCCCCGTGAGCCCCACCGACACGTACCACGACCTCCGGGGGGAGATGGTCAACGCGATGCGCAAGATCGGCATCGTCGTGGAGGCCCACCACCACGAGGTGGCGACCGCCGGCCAGAGCGAGATCGACATGAGGTTCGAGCCGCTCCTCAAGATGGGCGACCAGTTCATGTGGTTCAAGTACATCATCAAGAACGTCGCGAAGCGGCACGGGAAGACCGTCACGTTCATGCCGAAGCCGATCTTCGAGGACAACGGCAGCGGCATGCACACCCACGCGTCGTTCTGGAAGGACGGGAAGCCCCTGTTCGCCGGCGACCGGTACGCTGGACTCAGCGAAATGGCGCTTCACGCCATTGGCGGGATCCTGAAGCACGCGCCGGCGATCCTCGCGTTCGCGGCGCCCACGACCAACTCCTACCGCCGGCTGGTGCCGGGCTTCGAGGCACCGGTGAACCTGGCGTACTCCGCGCGGAATCGCTCGGCCGCCGTCCGGATCCCGATGTACTCGAAGAGCCCCAAGGCGAAGCGGCTGGAGTTTCGCTGCCCGGACCCGAGCTGTAACGGCTACGTCGCCTGGTCCGCCGTCCTGATGGCGATGATCGACGGCATCGAGGCGCGGGTGGATCCGGGCAAGCCGCTCGACCGGGACATCTACGAGATGACCGTCGACGAGCTGAAGGAGACCCCCAAGACGCCGGGATCGCTCGAGGAGGCGCTGCGCGCGCTCGAGAGCGACCACGATTTCCTCCTGCGAGGCGACGTGTTCACCGGCGACCTCGTGCACACCTGGGTCGAGTACAAGCGCAGGAACGAGGTGGATCCGATCAAGCTCCGGCCCCACCCGTTCGAGTTCCACCTGTACTACGACAACTAG
- a CDS encoding glycosyltransferase, with amino-acid sequence MSSSVVITTYNAPRELDLVLEGVSRQSAPPTEVLVADDGSADETRGVVAGWAGRLAVPLHHVWQDDLGRRKCRIVNEAVRRSTGDILVFLDGDSIPHRHWLADHGRSARPGRVLCGRRVRLGPGISARIKSGALPVGRLELPFGAVARSALVGETHRALLGIRLPVPLARLFHPRSRKLMGVNFSVSREAYERVNGYDEAYDSYGFEDYDLEIRLRRAGYDLYPLLNRAVVYHLHHPMSAFTDDSRKRLLALAASSRIRCEQGLAPHEGQDGRDRDASRSR; translated from the coding sequence ATGTCGTCGTCCGTCGTGATCACCACCTACAACGCTCCGCGCGAGCTGGATCTGGTGCTCGAAGGGGTCTCCCGCCAGTCCGCTCCGCCGACGGAGGTGCTGGTCGCCGACGACGGGTCGGCGGACGAGACGCGCGGGGTCGTCGCCGGCTGGGCGGGCCGGCTGGCGGTCCCGCTGCACCACGTCTGGCAGGACGACCTGGGCCGGCGGAAATGCCGGATCGTCAACGAGGCCGTGCGGCGCTCGACCGGCGACATCCTGGTCTTTCTCGACGGCGATTCGATACCGCACCGCCACTGGCTGGCCGACCACGGGCGGTCCGCCCGCCCGGGCCGCGTGCTCTGCGGCCGAAGGGTCCGCTTAGGGCCGGGGATCTCCGCGCGCATCAAGTCCGGCGCCCTACCGGTCGGGCGTCTCGAGCTCCCGTTCGGCGCGGTCGCGCGGAGCGCCCTCGTGGGGGAGACCCATCGCGCGTTGCTCGGGATCAGGCTCCCGGTCCCCCTGGCGCGCCTGTTCCATCCGCGCTCCCGCAAGCTCATGGGGGTGAACTTCAGCGTTTCGCGGGAGGCCTATGAGCGCGTCAACGGCTACGACGAGGCGTACGACAGCTACGGTTTCGAGGACTACGACCTCGAGATCCGTCTCCGGCGCGCGGGGTACGATCTCTACCCGCTCCTCAACCGCGCGGTGGTCTACCACCTCCACCACCCGATGAGCGCGTTCACGGACGACAGCAGGAAGCGCCTCCTTGCCCTGGCGGCATCGAGCCGGATCCGCTGCGAGCAAGGCCTCGCCCCGCATGAGGGTCAGGACGGACGGGACAGGGACGCGTCGCGCTCTCGTTGA
- a CDS encoding glycosyltransferase family 2 protein: protein MPRISAFILTFNEERKIEEAIRSVAWADEVLVADSFSTDRTVEIAERLGARVVQIPFEGFGKLRNDAVAGTRFEWIFSLDADERCTAEVRDEIREVVARPGAADAYLVPRRNLFMGRWIRHSGWYPDYRQPQLFRRGAVRFVEDKVHERYVVQGELGRLENAIWQEPFKDLSEVIRKMDRYSSLGAERLSLKGTRPGMGKALVHGLGAFVRHYVIRLGVLDGWPGFVIALGNFEGTFYRYAKLAEAQRERDASLSRPS, encoded by the coding sequence ATGCCGCGGATATCGGCGTTCATCCTGACGTTCAACGAGGAGCGAAAGATCGAGGAGGCGATCCGCAGCGTCGCCTGGGCCGACGAGGTCCTGGTCGCGGACTCGTTCAGCACGGACCGTACGGTCGAGATCGCGGAGCGCCTCGGCGCCCGGGTGGTGCAGATCCCTTTCGAGGGGTTCGGCAAGCTGAGGAACGACGCCGTCGCCGGGACCCGCTTCGAGTGGATCTTCAGCCTGGACGCCGACGAGCGGTGCACCGCCGAGGTGCGCGACGAGATCCGGGAGGTCGTCGCCCGCCCCGGCGCCGCCGACGCCTACCTGGTCCCCCGCCGCAATCTCTTCATGGGGCGGTGGATCCGTCATTCGGGCTGGTATCCCGATTACCGGCAGCCGCAGCTGTTCCGGAGGGGAGCGGTGCGGTTCGTCGAGGACAAGGTCCACGAGCGGTACGTCGTCCAGGGGGAGCTCGGACGGCTCGAGAACGCGATCTGGCAGGAGCCGTTCAAGGACCTCTCCGAGGTCATCCGCAAGATGGACCGCTACTCCTCGCTGGGCGCGGAGAGGCTTTCCCTCAAGGGCACGCGGCCCGGGATGGGAAAGGCCCTGGTCCACGGCCTCGGCGCGTTCGTCCGCCACTACGTGATCCGGCTGGGGGTCCTCGACGGCTGGCCCGGGTTCGTGATCGCCCTGGGCAACTTCGAGGGGACCTTCTATCGCTACGCGAAGCTCGCCGAGGCTCAACGAGAGCGCGACGCGTCCCTGTCCCGTCCGTCCTGA
- a CDS encoding HAD family hydrolase, protein MDFSLVLFDLDGTLVDCAGAGRRAIETAFREVLDLPDIEVPSRRVRFEGKTDPVIVEEIARAAGVPDARLAAAEPAFRATYLRALREELSRPDPRRRVMPGARELLEALRLRPHVVTGLLTGNIEAGARAKLEPFGLNRYFASGGFSSDHKDRAEIARVARNRLARLAGCEIPPARVAVVGDTELDVRCARANGFRAIAVHSGWVTKDRLAAAGPDALFDDLTDLPAVLRALGIGDAA, encoded by the coding sequence ATGGACTTCTCCCTGGTGCTCTTCGACCTCGACGGGACCCTGGTGGACTGCGCTGGTGCGGGCCGGCGCGCGATCGAGACCGCGTTCCGGGAGGTTCTCGACCTTCCGGACATCGAGGTCCCGTCGCGCCGGGTCCGGTTCGAGGGAAAGACCGACCCGGTCATCGTCGAGGAGATCGCCAGGGCGGCGGGGGTGCCCGACGCGCGACTCGCTGCGGCCGAGCCGGCGTTCCGCGCGACCTACCTGAGGGCGCTGCGCGAGGAGCTCTCGCGACCCGATCCGCGGCGGCGGGTCATGCCGGGCGCGCGCGAGCTGCTCGAGGCGCTCAGGCTTCGTCCGCACGTCGTGACGGGGCTCCTCACCGGCAACATCGAGGCGGGGGCGCGGGCCAAGCTCGAGCCGTTCGGCCTCAACCGCTACTTCGCATCGGGCGGGTTCTCTTCGGACCACAAGGACCGCGCGGAGATCGCCCGCGTCGCACGGAACAGGCTGGCGCGCCTCGCCGGGTGCGAGATCCCCCCGGCACGCGTTGCGGTCGTCGGCGACACCGAGCTCGACGTCCGGTGCGCGCGCGCCAACGGTTTTCGCGCGATCGCGGTCCACTCCGGGTGGGTCACGAAGGATCGGCTCGCGGCCGCGGGGCCGGACGCGCTGTTCGACGACCTGACCGACCTGCCCGCGGTGCTCCGGGCGCTCGGTATCGGGGACGCCGCGTGA
- a CDS encoding glycosyltransferase family 9 protein: MQARPRLHQVARRAEEVRRPGEVWTGIRRILIARNGPLGPLVLALPAIAALRSTYPSAWLAVLVRSANAPFARLVSGVDQVIEDSGDPNLLPPMLKAFRADLFISMSSGGRVSWAAATARVRHRVGPGRRVYSALFERRVDERTVLSDRHEVESALSYAHRAGAAGGPARFPLAIPVAAGESASVWLEEHGIGRRFVVLRPESVTASCPPWPPGHFVRLATLLAAEGIEVVFSTSPGDDPTARLLDAAELPARRMPRFTGDLATLSALVRTASLVVGNGTGPLHLAAVSGTPTIFLQAPWPSCGPARFGPYAANGWSLVPELPEAAEWNARERAARGRDLMASISPAVALSCALAILDGRTPSL; this comes from the coding sequence GTGCAGGCCCGTCCGCGGCTCCACCAGGTCGCCAGGCGAGCGGAGGAGGTTCGCAGGCCGGGGGAAGTGTGGACCGGGATCCGCCGGATCCTGATCGCGCGCAACGGCCCCCTCGGCCCGCTGGTGCTGGCGCTGCCCGCGATCGCGGCGCTACGGAGCACGTATCCCTCCGCGTGGCTCGCCGTCCTGGTGCGCTCGGCCAACGCGCCGTTCGCGCGCCTCGTGAGCGGCGTCGACCAGGTAATCGAGGACAGCGGCGACCCGAACCTGCTTCCGCCGATGCTGAAGGCCTTCAGGGCCGATCTCTTCATCTCGATGTCGTCGGGCGGGCGGGTCTCCTGGGCGGCCGCGACGGCGAGGGTCCGGCATCGCGTGGGCCCCGGACGCCGCGTCTACTCCGCGCTGTTCGAGAGGCGGGTGGACGAGCGGACCGTCTTGAGCGACCGTCACGAGGTCGAGTCCGCGCTGTCCTACGCGCACCGCGCCGGCGCGGCGGGCGGACCGGCGCGCTTCCCGCTGGCGATCCCGGTCGCCGCCGGGGAGAGCGCCTCGGTCTGGCTCGAGGAGCACGGGATCGGACGGCGATTCGTCGTGCTGAGGCCGGAAAGCGTGACCGCGTCGTGTCCCCCCTGGCCGCCGGGGCACTTCGTCCGTCTCGCCACCCTGCTGGCGGCCGAGGGGATCGAGGTCGTCTTCTCGACCAGTCCGGGGGACGACCCGACGGCCAGGCTCCTCGACGCCGCGGAGCTTCCCGCCCGCCGGATGCCCCGCTTCACCGGCGACCTGGCGACGCTCTCCGCGCTCGTGCGGACGGCATCGCTCGTCGTCGGGAACGGCACGGGACCGCTGCACCTCGCGGCGGTCTCGGGGACTCCTACGATCTTCCTCCAGGCTCCCTGGCCTTCCTGCGGCCCCGCCCGATTCGGGCCCTACGCGGCCAACGGGTGGAGCCTCGTGCCGGAGCTGCCGGAGGCTGCGGAGTGGAACGCCCGGGAGCGCGCTGCGCGCGGGCGCGACTTGATGGCGTCGATCTCCCCCGCGGTCGCGCTCTCGTGCGCGCTCGCGATCCTGGACGGCCGCACGCCGTCGCTCTAG
- a CDS encoding TIGR00730 family Rossman fold protein, whose translation MRSGDPVFDSPSYRKAYEDVEFLNRDELRSVRLELELLKADLVQREHGIVSTIVVFGSARIPEPAEARRRLEAAEALARSRPGDAAARAGAERARRIVESSRFYDEAREFGRIASSSGQVGTHREFVVVTGGGPGIMEAANRGAHDAAAESVGLNIVLPQEQRPNPYVSPDLCFQFRYFAIRKMHFLMRAKALVAFPGGYGTFDELFETLTLIQTGKVPPVPVVLFGREFWDRVIRFDELVREGMISESEAALFTYAETAGEAWEAISSFHAGADHRMPEI comes from the coding sequence ATGCGGAGCGGTGACCCCGTCTTCGACTCCCCCTCGTACCGGAAGGCGTACGAGGACGTGGAGTTCCTGAATCGCGACGAGCTCCGCTCGGTGCGCCTCGAGCTGGAGCTGCTGAAGGCGGACCTCGTGCAGCGCGAGCACGGGATCGTGTCCACCATCGTCGTGTTCGGGAGCGCCCGGATCCCCGAGCCCGCCGAGGCGCGGAGGCGCCTCGAGGCGGCCGAGGCCCTGGCGCGGTCGAGGCCGGGCGACGCCGCCGCGCGCGCGGGGGCCGAGCGCGCGCGGCGCATCGTGGAGAGCTCCCGTTTCTACGACGAGGCGCGCGAGTTCGGCCGGATCGCTTCCTCCTCGGGCCAGGTGGGCACGCACCGTGAATTCGTCGTGGTCACCGGCGGCGGGCCCGGCATCATGGAGGCCGCGAACCGGGGGGCGCACGACGCAGCGGCCGAGAGCGTCGGCCTCAACATCGTCCTCCCGCAGGAGCAGCGCCCGAATCCTTACGTCAGCCCCGACCTGTGCTTCCAGTTCCGCTATTTCGCGATCCGCAAGATGCACTTCCTCATGCGCGCGAAGGCCCTCGTGGCCTTCCCCGGAGGGTACGGCACCTTCGACGAGTTGTTCGAGACGCTCACGCTCATCCAGACCGGGAAGGTGCCGCCGGTGCCGGTGGTGCTGTTCGGCCGGGAATTCTGGGACCGCGTGATCCGTTTCGACGAGCTGGTGCGAGAGGGGATGATCTCGGAGAGCGAGGCCGCCCTCTTCACGTACGCGGAGACCGCCGGCGAGGCGTGGGAGGCGATCTCCTCGTTCCACGCCGGGGCCGACCACCGGATGCCCGAGATCTGA
- a CDS encoding amidohydrolase family protein: MIVYTARHVLSVASPQVTDGAVAVHEGRIAAVGRKTEVLKAVGDGAEVHDLGDAVLLPGLVNAHVHLDLSWMRDDPPPGGSYVAWFRDRMERVEQAPDPIRREATEKAVAEMAARGTVAVGDAAGVPWTAGILARSPLHAVVFVELTGFRTEDAERLLDRAASSLDSIENEPDVKAARGRVGVVLSPHSAHTVSASLLKALAGRATASGEILSIHLAETPDEAAMLMDGSGPFPGLLRARGGWDEGWHAPGHSPVEYLDRLGVLCRRTLAIHCIHLGQQDMSKLQARGVTVVTCPRSNLRLGVGKTPVPKLLSAGIPVALGTDSLASVSDLDLFFEMAGLRREHPTLSPAAVLRMATLNGARALRLESNLGTLEKGKLAALAAVSLSNPHDDPLEAVTSGPETVTVLPAPVVGG, encoded by the coding sequence ATGATCGTCTACACCGCCAGGCATGTGCTGTCCGTGGCGTCTCCCCAGGTGACCGACGGGGCCGTTGCGGTCCACGAGGGCCGCATCGCCGCCGTGGGACGGAAGACGGAAGTCCTGAAAGCGGTTGGGGACGGTGCCGAAGTCCACGATCTGGGCGACGCGGTGCTCCTCCCCGGACTCGTCAACGCGCACGTCCACCTGGACCTCTCGTGGATGCGGGACGATCCACCCCCGGGCGGATCGTACGTGGCATGGTTCCGCGACCGGATGGAGCGGGTGGAGCAGGCCCCCGACCCGATTCGACGGGAGGCCACGGAGAAAGCGGTCGCCGAGATGGCCGCGCGAGGAACGGTCGCGGTCGGCGACGCGGCCGGGGTCCCCTGGACGGCGGGGATCCTCGCGCGATCGCCGCTCCATGCCGTGGTGTTCGTGGAGCTGACCGGGTTCCGCACGGAAGACGCGGAGCGGCTGCTCGACCGCGCGGCCTCGTCACTCGATTCCATCGAGAACGAGCCCGACGTGAAGGCGGCGCGCGGGCGCGTCGGCGTGGTCCTCTCACCGCATTCAGCCCACACGGTCTCCGCGTCGCTCCTGAAGGCGCTGGCGGGCCGCGCGACCGCCTCGGGGGAGATCCTCTCGATCCACCTCGCCGAGACCCCGGACGAGGCCGCGATGCTCATGGACGGCTCGGGGCCGTTCCCCGGCCTCTTGCGGGCGCGCGGCGGATGGGACGAGGGCTGGCACGCTCCCGGCCACTCCCCGGTGGAGTACCTCGACCGACTCGGTGTGCTGTGTCGGCGCACCCTGGCGATCCACTGCATCCACCTCGGGCAGCAGGACATGTCGAAGCTCCAGGCTCGCGGGGTCACGGTCGTCACGTGCCCGCGGAGCAACCTGCGCCTCGGGGTGGGGAAGACGCCGGTCCCCAAGCTGCTGTCCGCGGGAATCCCGGTCGCCCTCGGCACCGATTCGCTCGCCAGCGTCTCGGACCTCGATCTCTTCTTCGAGATGGCGGGGCTGCGTCGCGAGCATCCGACCCTCTCCCCCGCCGCGGTCCTGAGGATGGCGACGCTCAACGGAGCGCGGGCCCTCAGGCTCGAGAGCAACCTCGGCACGCTGGAGAAGGGGAAGCTGGCGGCGCTCGCCGCGGTCTCGCTGTCGAATCCCCACGACGACCCCCTCGAGGCCGTGACCTCGGGCCCGGAGACGGTGACGGTCCTGCCGGCGCCCGTGGTCGGCGGTTGA